Below is a window of Paraburkholderia kururiensis DNA.
CATCAACATCGTGCTGGGCGTGGTGACGGTGGGGATGGCGGTGCTGGGTCGGGGCTTCTAGGCATTCCCGCAAGACCCTTCTGACGAGGCGCGCATAGGCGCCTCTTTTCATGCCACGTCACAGCACGTGCGCGTAGAAGAGCCACAGTCCGCACGCCACGGCGACAGTGCCGTACACCAGATAGACCGGCAGCTTGAGCCGCGCGAAACACACGCATGAGAACGCGGCGGTAACGAAGTAGGCCGGTTGCAACGGCACATGTCGTGCAATGCGCAACACGGCCACGGCGAGAAATGCCGTGGTGGCCGCGCGCAGAAGACGCAGCCCGTGCTCGAAGCGGGCGTTCGTCTTCAGTTGAAGCAGATGGCGCCGCGCGAGCACGACAAGACATCCCGACGGCACGAAGAGCGCGAGCGTGGCGATGAGCGCGCCCGGCCAGCCGTCCACCAGGTAGCCGAAGAACGGCACGACGTTGAGCAGCGGTCCCGGCGACAACGGCGAGAGCGAGAACGCGAGCGTGAAGTCGCTGTCGGAAATGCCCACGGCGGGCGTAACGAACAAGGTCTTCAACACGGGCAGCGCCGAGAACCCGCCGCCGAACAGCGTCATGCCGGCGCCCGCGAGCCGCGGCCACAGCAACGCAAGTTCGAAGCGATGCGGTAGCGGCACGGCAAACACGACGATCAATCCGGCGAGGCCGGCAATCAATTGCCAGTCGCCGCGGGCCACGGTGAGTCTCAACCGCGACTGACGTTCGGGACTCGCGGCCCAGCCCGCGCCGAAGGACGCACAGAGGATCACCACGTAGGCCGCCGCGGCGTGCGCGTAGGCGAGCGCTACCGTGGCCGCGAGCATGGCGGCCCATTCGAGCCTGCCGCGCACCAGCGCACGCGTCTGCTTGTACCAGGTGACGAGAATTAGCGACGCGAGCACCACGCTGAAGTGATTGATGAGCGTGGGCGACACCATCGCGCGCATGGCGGGTGTCTGGTAGAAGGTCGCGAAGAGCGTCATCAACAGGAAGAAGGGCAGCACGCTCGCCACGCCGGCCACCCAGGCACCTGCACTGCCGCGCAACGTATGACCCAGCTGGACAGCGACGTTGCAGCCCACGGGGCCCGGCACCATCCACGCGAGCGCGATCAGGTCCGAGAACGCCACGCGCGAAAGCCGGCCCTCGCGCTCCACGTAGTGATGTTCGAGCTGCGCCATCAACGCGAGCCCGCCCCACGACATCGCGGAAAGCAGGAACACCACGCGGAACAGCACCCAAAGCGGCTCCTGCCGACTCTCGGCGGCTCTCGTGCTCGCGGTGGTTTCGACAGTCGTCGTGGTCGGCATGATTGCGGCGCGCTCGCAATGCGCGCGTGCTCCTCTTTCGGCCGGATGGATGCGCGGCCTTGCGCCGTCAGGCCGGACGGCGCGGGCCAAACTGTATCGACTGCGTGTGCGCCCGTTATTGATAGTGACGGGCTGTTGCCGTGCGGGCGAAAAACCGACAACGTCAGCGAGGCTGATACCCAGCCGCTCAGCCGCTCAGCCCGCGCTGGACGCGTCGCTGATGTCGGCGTGGCCCTCGTGCGCAATCGGTTGACGTTCGGTGCCGCAGACGCCGAAGCGTTCGAGCAGCGCCGGAATGCCTTCCGCAGGCACGGGTTTCGAGAACAGGAAGCCTTGCGCTTCGATTTGACCGAGCTGCGCGAGCCAGGCAATCTGCTCTTCGGTTTCCGTGCCTTCCACCACGACCGTGAGGCCGAGCGAGCGTGCGAGGTTCACGATGGCGCTCACCATCACGCAGACGCTTCGGTCGCCGGGAATGGCCTGCACGAAGGTGCGATCCACCTTCAGCGTGTCCACCGAAAAACGGTTCAGGTACGAGAGCGACGAGTAGCCGGTGCCGAAGTCGTCCAGCGCGATACGTATGCCGAGGCGCTTCAACGCGAAAATCTTTTCGGACACGAGTTCGGGATACTCCATCATCGCCGTCTCGGTAATTTCGAGTTCGAGGCGCCGCGCCGAAATGCCGGTTTCCTCCACGGCCTGCGAGACCGTTTCATAGAGGTCGCCGCGCCAGAACTGCACCGCCGAGATGTTCACCGCGAGGGAGAGCGTTTCGTACCCTTGCTGCTGCCACTCGGCCAGCTGGCGGCAGGCGGTCTGAATTACGAAGTCGCCGATCGGCACGATGAGACCCGTGGATTCCGCAACGGGAATGAATTCGTTGGCCGGAATGAGCCCGTATTGCGGATGGTTCCAGCGCACGAGCGCCTCGAAGCCCGTAATGCAACGCTGCGCGAGATCGATCTTCGGCTGGTAGGCGAGAAAGAGCTGCCCTTCGGCCAGCGCGACGCGCAGTTGCTGCTCCCACTTCATCAGGTGATCCGCGCGGTGCGAAAGCTGTGGCGAGTAGAACTGGTAGCAGTTCTTGCCGGCGTCCTTCGCGCTGTACATCGCGAGGTCCGCCTTCTTGAGCAGATCGATTTCGCTTTCGTGCGCCACCGAATAGAGCGCGATGCCGATGCTCGCATG
It encodes the following:
- a CDS encoding chromate transporter, which produces MPTTTTVETTASTRAAESRQEPLWVLFRVVFLLSAMSWGGLALMAQLEHHYVEREGRLSRVAFSDLIALAWMVPGPVGCNVAVQLGHTLRGSAGAWVAGVASVLPFFLLMTLFATFYQTPAMRAMVSPTLINHFSVVLASLILVTWYKQTRALVRGRLEWAAMLAATVALAYAHAAAAYVVILCASFGAGWAASPERQSRLRLTVARGDWQLIAGLAGLIVVFAVPLPHRFELALLWPRLAGAGMTLFGGGFSALPVLKTLFVTPAVGISDSDFTLAFSLSPLSPGPLLNVVPFFGYLVDGWPGALIATLALFVPSGCLVVLARRHLLQLKTNARFEHGLRLLRAATTAFLAVAVLRIARHVPLQPAYFVTAAFSCVCFARLKLPVYLVYGTVAVACGLWLFYAHVL